The following coding sequences are from one Oncorhynchus kisutch isolate 150728-3 unplaced genomic scaffold, Okis_V2 scaffold2147, whole genome shotgun sequence window:
- the LOC109886831 gene encoding NLR family CARD domain-containing protein 3-like, whose product MSLSGEREEGDPASKMRLSGEHDTTAKRPINQERPASPVPSGLSMKSDRSMGVPIMFREGDFSTGQRNQQERSESEILSGQSSQSHQTDLASIFSLLEENFMTFVNNELNRFKRILSPELPQGFESQKKDKEVDAEDEKQESSAREGALKITLHILRKMNQKELADTLEKNDLAVICQRELKSHLKEKFQCVFEGIAKQGNPTLLNKIYTELYITEGGTGEVNNEHELRQIETTTRKQARPETAIKCNDIFKPLTGQDKLIRTVLTKGVAGIGKTVSVQKFILDWAEGKANQDVQFVFSFPFRELNLMKEKKHTLIELLNHFSMETKESRISKYDMYKILLIFDGLDECRLPLDFQKNKICCDVTESTSVDVLLTNLIKGNLLPSALLWITTRPAAANKMPSGCVDQVTEVRGFNDPQKEEYFRKRFSDEDLASRIISHIKTSRSLHIMCHIPVFCWISAIVLEHMLKHKREEMPKTLTEMYTHLVVFHTIKKNEKYLGKEETGPDWNKESILSLGKLAFQQLVNGNLIFYEEDLKEAGIDVNEASVYSGLCTQLFKEECGLYQDKVYCFVHLSIQEFLAAVYVFLSFINNNENLMAEPQSTSRNFYVRIRRKIKVTVYKSAVDEALQSETGNLDLFLRFLLGLSLESNQKHLRGLLTKTRSSSQSHEKTVKYIKEKIRENPSPERCINLFHCLNELNDHSLVEEIQSYLSSGSLSEAKLSPAQWSALVFVLLSSEKELDVFDLKKYSRSEEGLLRLLPVVNASRAALLSGCGVTDKGCASLVSALRSNPSHLRELDLSNNDLKDSGVKLLSDGLGNPHCKLETLRLSGCLVTEEGCASLVSALRSNPSHLRELDLSYNHPGDSGVRLLSAGLEDPHCRLEKLNVEHGGENAMKPGLRKYACDLTLDPNTVNRLLSLSEENRKVTCRRQERRYPGHPDRFEDCEQVLCREGLTGRCYWEVERSGGGAVMGVTYKGIKRRGGGIDCGIGYNDKSWSLVCSDCSYKACHNNNHTTIDVPSSSSHRVGVYLDWPAGTLSFYRVSSDTLTHLYTFHTTFTEPLYPGFRVYDVTSSVSLCQVVTVSNTT is encoded by the exons atgagtctctctggggagagagaggagggggaccctgcctctaaaatgagacTCTCTGGGGAACATGACACCACAGCTAAAAG accaatcaatcaggagagaccagcctcccctgtacCCAGCGGtctgtccatgaagagtgaccggTCTATGGGTGTACCTATAATgtttagagagggagacttttctactgGACAAAG AAACCAACAGGAGAGATCAGAGTCAGAGATTCTCAGTGGtcagtcttcccagagtcatcaaacagacctggcctccatattcagt TTGCTTGAAGAGAATTTTATGACATTTGTGAACAACGAGCTGAATAGGTTCAAGAGGATTCTTAGTCCAGAACTCCCACAAGGCTTTGAGAGTCAGAAGAAGGATAAGGAAGTGGATGCTGAAGATGAGAagcaggagagcagtgccagagagggggctctgaagatcacactgcacatcctgaggaaaatgaaccagaaggagcttgctgacacactggagaaaa ATGATCTTGCTGTGATTTGCCAACGTGAACTCAAATCTCATCTAAAGGAGAAAtttcaatgtgtatttgaggggatcgctaaacaaggaaacccaacacttctcaataagatctacacagagctctacatcacagagggtggaacaggagaggtcaataatgaacatgagctgagacagattgagacaacaaccaggaaacaagCAAGACCAGAGACTGCAATCAAATGTAATGACATCTTCAAACCCTTAACTGGACAAGACAAACTTATCAGAACTGTGTTGACAAAGGGAgtcgctggcattggaaaaacagtctctgtgcagaagttcattctggactgggctgaaggaaaagcaaatcaggatgtccaatttgtattttcattcccttttcgtgagctgaatttgatgaaagagAAAAAACACACTTTGATTGAACTTCTCAACCACttctcaatggaaaccaaagaATCAAGGATCTCCAAATACGACATGTACAAAATTCTGTTAatctttgatggtctggatgagtgccgactgcccctagacttccagaagaacaagatctgttgtgacgtcacagagtcaacctcagtggatgttctgctgacaaatctcatcaagggaaatctgcttccctctgctctcctctggataactacccgacctgcagcagccaataagatgccttcagggtgtgttgaccaggtgacagaggtacgagggttcaatgacccacagaaggaggagtacttcaggaagagattcagtgatgaggacctggccagcagaatcatctcacacataaagacatcaaggagcctccacatcatgtgccacattccagtcttctgttggataTCTGCAATAGTGCTTGAacacatgctgaaacataagagagaagagatgcccaagactctgactgagatgtacacacaccttgtGGTGTTTCATACAATAAAGAAGAACGAAAAGTATCttgggaaagaagagacaggtccagactggaataaagagagcattctgtcactgggaaaactggcttttcaacagcttgtgaatggcaatctgattttctatgaagaagacctgaaagaggctggcattgatgtcaatgaagcctcagtgtactcaggattgtgcacacagctctttaaagaggaatgtgggctgtaccaggacaaggtgtactgcttcgtgcatctgagcattcaggagtttctggctgctgtatatgtgttcctctcattcatcaacaacaatgAGAATCTAATGGCCGAACCTCAATCAACGTCCAGGAACTTTTATGTGAGGATCAGACGGAAAATTAAAGTCACCGTCTACAAGAGTGCTGTGGATGAAGCCTTACAAAGTGAGACGGGAAACCTGGAccttttcctccgcttccttctgggcctctcactggagtccaatcagaagcacttacgAGGTCTACTGACAAAGACAAGAAGCAGCTCACAGAGCCATGAAAAAACAGTCAAGTACATCAAGGAGAAGATCAGGGAGAATCCCTCTCCAGAGAGGTGCATtaatctgttccactgtctgaatgaactgaatgaccattCTTTAGTGGAGGAGATCCAAAGCTACCTGAGCTCAGGAAGTCTCTCAGAAGCCAAACTGTCACCtgcacagtggtcagctctggtctttgtgttgctgtcttcagaaaaggagctggatgtgtttgacctgaagaaatactccagatcagaggaaggtcttctgaggctgctgccagtggtcaaCGCCTCCAGAGCTGCTCT gctgtcaggctgtggagTCACGGAcaaaggctgtgcttctctggtctctgctctgaggtcaaacccctcacacctgagagagctggacctgagtaacaatgacctgaaggattcaggagtgaagctgctctctgatggactggggaatccccactgtaaactggagactctgag gctgtcaggctgtctagtcacagaggaaggctgtgcttctctggtctcagctctgaggtcaaacccctcacatctgagagagctggacctgagctacaatcacccaggagactcaggagtcagactgctctctgctggactggaggatccacactgcagactggagaaactcaa tgtggaacatggtggagagaacGCAATGAAACCTGGCcttagaaaat atgcctgtgatctcacactggacccaaacacagtaaacagactcctctctctgtctgaggagaacagaaaggtgacatgtAGGAGACAGGAGCGGCGGTATCCTGGTCACCCAGATAGATTTGAGGACTGTGaacaggtgctgtgtagagagggtctgactgggcgctgttactgggaggtagagaggagtgggggaggggctgttatgggagtgacatataaaggaatcaaaaggagaggagggggcatTGACTGTGGGATTGGATacaatgacaagtcctggagtctgGTCTGCTCTGACTGCAGTTACAAGGCCTGTCACAATAATAATCACACTACCATAGACGTCCCTTCCTCCAGCtcccacagagtaggagtgtatctggactggccagctggcactctgtccttctacagagtctcctctgacacactgacccacctgtACACATTCCACACCACATTCAccgagcccctctatccagggtttagGGTTTATGATGTTACCTCCTCAGTGTCCCTTTGTCAAGTGGTCACTGTGTCAAACACAACATGA